ACTGGCTATGATGAAGATTACACGCAATCCACTTATGGCCTACTAGACCAATGATCGAAATATGTGTCGAATTCGACTACCGTTGGGCAACATCTATAGGCTTGTGATGTCATAACTTGATAATCTAAGGTTCCAATTGAAAGCAGAATCGGCCATATTAGGTTGATCAGCTCTAAAATCTGCTATTATCATGGGTTCGTGACTTGACAACTGCCTGATTTGACAtactattgtaattgtgcaaaaTTGACGACTAATGGCATAGTAACACTAAATCTACCTTTTCGTGATTAAATTGTTGCCCGAAATTGTTACGTGGTATCTGTCGTCTACTTGATGAAGTCTAACAAATTTCCAATATATAACGCGGTTCTTCTCTAAGTTCTCTCTAGTGAATGTTGGACCCATAGTCTATCAGATAACAAATTTGATCTAGTTTTGCTTTGCAAAATCTGTTGCTTTGAGAATTTCTCTGATATCGTACTCGTCTTAAGGATGATCCGAACTCGTAACTCGTCCAATTCATCTTTATTATTGCTGCGTTAGTTGATATCGTTTACGACGTTTCCTGTACAGAAGGAGTTCTCCTCGTAGGATAATCCGTTGAAATATCCTCTGAGAGAATGATCTATAGTATGACAAACAAACTCTAGTTTGAGATCTAACCAAGACGGTATTGGACATGCTACTTGTATCAAGAGAATGCTTCACTTTATATTACGCTCCTGGGGATTACAATCTGGTTTATTTTCACGAGCATGTAACTCTAATTCCAAAACCCTACACAAGTGTTCCTCCCTTAACATATTCGGTGAAGGCCAGCGCAACTAGTCCCAACATCGCCAACCTTCCGTTCCACAACTCGGCATCGGAAGTCATCAACCCGTTGGATTTGGACTCGACCGTGACTCCTTGAAACAGAGGTACCAGAGATGCCACCGAGAGCAGAATGCTCGTCCCTATGAACCACGGGATGCCACCGTCGCTGATCTGAGCGAACAAGTCCTCGCCTTTGGATAGCTCGACCGCAATGGCTGCCACAAAGCCAATCATCGCGAGTCTTCCATTGATCCTCTCCGGTGCCGGCCCGCTGAACGCAAACAGATCTGTGAAGTTGGTGCTTGCCTGTCAATGTCAACAGGCAACGTTTGTTTACACAAGGAGTAGTTATATATTCCGCACCCGAACGTGTGACCATTGCACTTAGCAAAATTTAATCAGTAAAGTATCACCGGTTCAATTTCTTAAGCAAAAAATTACCTTTGCTTTCGGTTTCGGGGATGGGTTCGGTGTAGACGgtgaagaaggtgaagaaggaATGTCGGAAGCTGGCGTTCCCGTGCTACCTTCCGGCTTGGTCTCCTGCAATATTCACCACGCATCAATGTCTATGCAATTGACATTCCAACACCATACTACCGACACAACAACTCAGACTGATCGAAATCGTGCTACTTTACCTCAGACATACACTTCACACGCAAGCCACTCCGGTGAGACATCCTAGGTACATGGTTGCCAGGGAAAAGCACTCTCACAACAGATCTCCTGGAATTAATGTGGATCGCGGTCCTAGGACTCCCGGGGATCGAGCTCATCAGGTTTGCCGAGGCCATGATCTTTGAACAATGACCGAAGGGTATTCGTAATTGAATCGAATCTGAATAGATTGAAGTGCTACTGTGTTCGGACTATGAATTGTGTGGAACGAACCCGCATTTATATAGCGccggggaagagagagagagagagagagagagagagaatggtggaTGGCGGTGGTTCCACGTGATGCATTTCTGTGCAAGGCTAAACGGTCTTTTCACCATGTCCGTCTAATGTGAAAGTTAACGACGTGGACCTTCAAATGGCCCTGAACAAACAACGGACGAAGATTGGTGGGACTTTCGATGCTTGTTGGCTTTTGGATGTGAGGCCAAGGGAGGAGCAACGTAGGTCGAGGTTTTTCGACAGTGGGAGAAACCACGTTTGGACCTGCAACTTAGTTTGGCGTGACATTGGTGAAAACGACTTGGCACTGACTTTGCAGCTCCAGCATGATTTAGATTACGCTACTCCTTTCCCGTCTCTCTTCGCGTTCCGGAAGGCTCGTTCTCCAGGAAGGATCTAGAGCTCTCTTTGAGAATTTGTAACTGCAAAGGTGGAAATAACCACGGCCGTTTTCGAGACGCAGTCTCAAACGCAACCGACGACCTATCAGCAATCCATATTTGTATGTTTGTAGCCAACAACTAAACCCAACAAACTCATCTCCGTTCATACCCAAAAGCCCCCGATCAAAATGCCGTCGCGATAACACGAACGTGTCTTGTTCTATTTGCCGTTAACCGAGGAACTTGAAAAACATCTAAGACAAATGTTTTGAGCAATCACGGCCTAGGAAGCAGCACGTCACTTCCAAGCCAATCGAGCAATCACTATGCATCTATATAAAGCTATACTATAAACTCATACTCCAAACCCAAGATATAGTATACATACCAAATGAAATATGAGctatttcatttcaatgaaaaaacaaaaaatacttttttaatttggcaTTGCAATTCAAACATCAATGGTCAAGTCCATTATTCAATTTCTATCGAATCACACGTAAACGGTTCATTCCATTCACCAATATATTCCTCAATATCAAACCACGACGACAACACAATGCCTAGTGACAAGGATACTAAGGTTCTCCTTTGGTAAGGTCTCCACTTATTATCAGTCAGTGGTTCGGCCCATAAAGCTATCCTAAAATCAGTATGCATACCCCGAACACGGTGATCATGAGTATTTAAACCATCACCCTccaatatcaaaaaaaaaaaaatcccaaaattggAATACATTTTATAAACCAAAACAAATAACATTTCGCCACTCAGCTCGGCCCCGGAAATACCTTTTGTAAAGCAttcctcaaatctttttagaATTCATTTCACGGATACATCTTAAACCATTTCAAATAACAAATAGGGTAGCAAATGCCCGATTTTAAGTTATGCATCAAATGTGTTATGAAcatcactttttccttttaaccaAATCACACTTTGCACGTCATATATCCAatcctttcattttcaaaatatgattataCGAATTCAAATAAGATATAGCGCAACTTACCTGGGAATGCCCAAAACCAAATAACAAAGGTTACTCGAACCGTCAAAACTTGCAATTCAAAATAAGTGAGAAACGCTACCTCAACTGTGAATctcctttcgaccaaaaaaaaaaagtatgaatCTCCTATAGAAGCTTAATCGCTAACAAAATAACTCACATGCGTCGACAAGTTCGCCCAAACCGATTATTCAAAGCTATTTGCAACAGGGAGCTTAAGCACAAAACTATAGAATTTCACTCCAACTAATCTATTTCTCCTTATCGATTTTCCTCATGACTCCACAACATCCTAGTATATCATTTCCATGTAATTCGACAACATAACAACTCCAAAATCAAACCTCATAGTTCAAATTTCACATAACTTCGAATTTGCCCTAAATCAAGGAATTACTCCGATTAGATGAACAAATGGCTTAAGCCTTACGGGATGTTGCGAAAACGAAGTTAATCTAACTTGGCGATTTTCTGTGACGTGTACCCTTGCCCTTTTTcatttcactttctttcttcttcttcttttttcttcttctttccgtGCGTTTCTATCTcattgttgtttttctttttctctttataaATGTGGACttccacttttttctttttcctttttactacaactttttgactttttgaccaGTTAAAATGTCAAACAGGCACAAATATTACAATTACTGTTGCTTCAGTTGATCTACTTCTGAAAACAATGAGATCCTTAAGTTTATCCTTGTTTCACGTTTTATTCATTTGGGTCTCACCGTCAACTCTTTGGCAAAGGTGCCTACGGCTCATTAGTCTGCAAGTCCCACCTCATAGATTAAACGATGCTTCTTTGCTTTCGCTTCATACCCATCAATGTTTCCTCTTAGGGAAGGAGTTCTTTTCAATTTATACCACATGAATACTTTTTTAAATATCCTTCGGGAGAATGAGCAGTAGTATTTCTACTACTGATCTAACCAAGAAGGCATTGTGCACAATAGTTGTATCAAGACAATGGTTCGCTTTATTGGCTTTTTAGGATCACATCCTCATCTACTTTTCCAAGTATTATATGTTGGAAAATATTGCGCACACATTAACGTATTAGGGAAATACGTAACATTGTTTGtatgaaatcagaaaaaataataacgGAGAGGCGATGACAATATTTAATACCGATCAAGCCAACGTACAAATCTTTACAAATAAATATTACGAAACAAATGAATTTGCCGAACACTGTAAACTCGAAATAAGAATTGGACAAGATGTGAGGTACGGCTAACCGAATCTCCCTAAGGCGATTGGTTCCTATCAACGGTACAAGTAGCTTCAAGAACTATGCCTCTCAAGATACAATATCTCGAACCTGTTTGTATCAACATTATACGAACAGGACTTTGTCGAACATTTCTCGAAATCAGCACACTTGGAGGACAACTACAAGAGACTAAAGGAGTGCGACACGAGTTGTGAGTCGTGTTTCTAAATAACGGAAATACGTTTATTTATACACCGGGAAAACTGCGGTTACGCTGACATTAAGCCACCGTTGACATTAATCCACGTCGGTTACGCGACAACATCGGTTACAAGGACATAAGTGCACGTCGGTTACATTAACATAAGTGCACACGTCAGATTCACTGACATTAAACTAGAAAAGACGTAACCGCTATAGAAACTGAAGAGACATGAATGCAacaatatctcattgatgttgAGCCATTAACACAAAAAATTACAACATTATACTCTAATTCCTAAACCCTACACAAGTGTTTCTCTCTTAACATATTCAATGAAGACCAGCGCAACCAGTCCCAACATCGCCAACCTTCCATTCCACAACTCGGCATCGGAAGTCATCGACCCGTCCGACTTTGACTCGACCGTGACTCCTTGAAACAGAGGAACAAGAGATGCGACAGAGAGCAGAATGCTCGTCCTTATGAACCACGGGGTGCCACCTTCACTGATCTGAGCGAAAAAGTCTTGGCCGTTGATCCTCCCTGGTGCCGGCCCGCTGAATGCGAACACGTCTGGTGCTCACCTGTCAACATTATTAACGTCAGTTACGCAAGGAGTAGCTATGCATTTGGTGAAATTAATTGACGAATCTTTAGTCAATGTAGAGGGGCATGTGACTAGCACATATCGTGTTGCACTATTCTTTATACAGAATTTATTCAGCTGAGCATCACTTGTTCAATTTCTCTAACGATTCTTATCATTGAAAAACTTTAATCCTAAAGCTTAAGTGACGTTCACAAGTAAGGCCTTCCCAAAACTCGTATTCATGTGCTACGAGCTCTCAAGCATAAGTATACCTTCAATTTCGATTTCAGGGATGGGTTCAGATCCTGCTTGCTCTCCTGCATTATTCACCATGTACCAATGTTAATTCAAGTAACTTCCCAATGTCACATTGTTGACGTAATATGCAAAATCAATCGAAATTTTGCTACTATGCCTCACTCACACACGTCACACTCAAGCCAACTCAGGAGCCAACCTAGGACTATGGTTGGCAGGGAAAAGTCATCTTATGACAGATTTCCTGGAACTAATGCCGATCGCGATCCTAGGTCTCGCAGGGATCGAGTGCATCAGGATTGTTGAGGCCCTGATCTTGAAACAATGACCAGAAGTTTTGGGAAAGCTAGCAGAACAATACTCAAAAGCATGCAATCGAGTCGAATCTCACTAGATTGAAGTGCGACTTTCTTACTGTAGAATTACAGCAGGAAGCTGTATTTCTATAgtgctggagagagagagagagagagagagaggggtggatAGTGTTGGTTGCACATGATGAATGTTTGTTGGGGCTAAATGGTTTGACTTTCACCTCGCCCGTCTAATGTAAAGTGACAACGTGGACCTTGCAATAGCCCTGAACGAACAAAAGGACAAATGGTTTGTCGGGCTTCAGTTCTTGTTGGCTTTCGAATGTGAGGCCGAGTGGGGGGTAACGTAGTTGGAGGTTTTCGACGGTGGAGAAACACATTGGGACCTTCACCGGGACTCGCCGTGACGCGAATGCGAACAGCATGCCACGACTTTGAAGCCCAAGCGCGATGTAATAGATGGGCCCATAAACCCAACCCATGACTCCCAAAGCCCAAGCCCCAACCCATATTTCTTTCCTCTTCGATAGATTGTGCAAGAGGACTCCGGCGGACAAagcaaggaaaatcaaatcaaaggGAGCTCGTCTAGGAAGCATCGACACTCTTCTGGGGCTTACGTGTCGTATCGTGTTGTGTTTGACATTTTTCGACATGTGATAAACACGTGGTCAGCGCTCCAAACACGGCAGCAACGCGCAAGTCTAGCAACCCAACATACCATTTCGACAACATACGGGATCAATTTAAAgtgttttcaataaattatgagtcaaaatataaatttatcaaatatatatacttaagtcatatatctagcAATCCCAAAATTTATATAACCAGctataattatataaaaaaaactattcGTGAAtccttgaaagaagaaaaagacgagACTCattgctgatatttttatatttctaaaaaaatagagaatcccAACACAttgtattttaaatttatcatatacatTTAATATCAACGTGTCGggatattctatttttttagaaatgacgtgtcggcttGCCGTGTCCTGTCGTGTGGTGTCATATATTGCCTGTTGTGTCGGTGCTACTCGGGAGCTCGTCCCGTGAATGGGAAAAGgaggaaatgaagaaagaagagaaaagttcCTTGGGTAGCTGATTCGGATGTCCTGACAAGCTGAATCAACTCCGCATCGCAACACCTGCTAAGTATCCAAGCCCAATATTCATCTAATCTAAGTAATTTTCCAAGTCAGGTCGTAAATTTGGAGTTATGTGAATCTTAAATTCAACCAAGGAATTATGAAGTTGTGGATTTATATAGAAATGATAGTTTAGGGTGCCGATGAAACCTAGTCAAAGAACTTACGAAATGATAGttcacaaaaatcaattccgaattatatgaaaatcaatttaGGGTGTTGATAGTTTAGGATTTATATGGAATTGATAGTTGACAAAAAAACAATTCCAAAATATGGTTTGACCAAAACAAATTTATGAAGTTTCGTGTGCGAGTTACACATAACGGTCAGTAAGCAAGCACATAAGAGTCGATTGGTCGAAGAATAAGCGTAATTTAGTCGAGTTGGTTGTTAAAGTAGTGTattacgaattttttttataagttttttcgATTAATTGATAGGAATTTGAGTTCGTTGATTCGAGTAACCTTCATAGgtttattttcaacttttttgggTGAGTGTGCTATCTCTTCTTCGAGTTTATAAACTTGTATTTTAATAGTGATATGAATTAGTTATATTATGAgttaaaaaatgacatttttagtTGCATAAAATTGGATCGAGCATTTACTACTGTTATATCTATATGAAATGGCAAGATATCTTTTAATTACAATTTGAGTTGATTACATATAAATGTTTTCTCAAAacttttattgaaaaatcaacGAGTTTTGACTTCGAATATAAAATTATGAAAGATTCTATGCCTCATAAATTGAATCTTGAGTTTTGAAATGAATTCTGGATTTGATTGTAGATTATTATAGAATATTGTTAGTGTATTATGCTCATGGCACCACGATTAAAACTCATTGAGGGGTAAGTATGCATATTGTTATTCGGACATCCTTTTGGGCAGAACCACCGGCTAATATAATTGGAAACCTAGTCAAGAAGGAATAACTTGGTTATCTTTGTCACAGGCGTTAAGAGAAAccataattgaaaattgagcattAGATTAATCTACGGAATGGACCATAAAGGTTTGATCAGATTGGGATTAATCAAATAAATGAACCATTGATGGTTGTTTTGTTATTATTGAGTGGATAGTGTTAATTCATTTTATACATAAAAAGTTTGGTAGGAAAGATATCACCCATTTTGATATTTTACATATATCTTGTTGTGAATTTGGATTGATGAGTTATGTAATCGGTTTATAAAGATGCataataaatgttcaatctgCTTAGAAGAAATATACTATTCATCGAGCTGTGATTGCTCATTCCATTCATCTTACTTACTTTTTAGAGCATTTGCTTATCAGGACATTTAAAAGCAAGTAAGAAGAGAACGTTTACTTATCAAAAGGACATTTTGATAGTGGGATTTATGAGTTGTATATGGCTATGACAAACTTCTGAGTTAGTTGTTAGTTGGTGATATGCATATTCTCTTGATGGATTGTAGATAATCTGATCTTCTAACCAGACAACTCTTTTTGTCCAATACACGCATGTACATAATTCGATAACACATTGATGATGATTATGTTTAAGGCGGCGTCTTTCGGATGGAAAGACGGCCGTGTCATTGCTGCTATACTTGTAGAGTTGAGGGTGCGAAACATGACACGTCACTCGCTTCTAGTCTCTCTTCACGTTTCAAATGCACATTCACTTGAAAGGATCTAGAGCTCTCTTGAGAATTTCAACTGCAACAAGTAAGTCGGAGCACAATCATTACTGTTGCTTTAGTTGATTTACTTCCGGATAATCCTGAGATAACTGTGTCCTTCTTCAACCTTTTTGCCGTCAACTCATCGGCAAAGTTGCCTGTGGCTTATCAGTCTGCGAATACCATCTCGTAAATTCACAGATGCTTCTTTACTTCCACTTCATACGAATGGATGTTTCTTCTTACGGAAGATGTTCACTTAAAAGTATACTCCATGTTTAATAATACACTTTAGAATGATCTTATAGAATGGCAACTACTGTTATGTGGTATCTAACCAAGAAGGAATTGTGCACAATCTTTGTATTAAGACAATGGTCAGTTTATTGGCTTATGAGGATTACATTCTGACCTACTTTTCCATGTACATACTGTAATTCCCAAACCCTACACGAGTGTTCCTCCCTTGACATATTCCGTGAAGGCCAGCGCAACCAGTCCCAACATCGCCAACCTTCCGTTCCACAACTCGGCATCGGAAGTCATCACCCCATCCGACTTCGACTCAGCCGTGACTCCTTGAAACAAGGGAACAAGAGAGGCGACCGAGAGCAGAATGCTCGTCCCTATGAACCACGGGATGCCACCTTCGCTGATCTGAGCGAACAAGTCCTGGCCTTTGGACAGTTCAACC
The genomic region above belongs to Rhodamnia argentea isolate NSW1041297 chromosome 6, ASM2092103v1, whole genome shotgun sequence and contains:
- the LOC115745502 gene encoding early light-induced protein 1, chloroplastic-like isoform X2, translating into MASANLMSSIPGSPRTAIHINSRRSVVRVLFPGNHVPRMSHRSGLRVKCMSEETKPEGSTGTPASDIPSSPSSPSTPNPSPKPKAKASTNFTDLFAFSGPAPERINGRLAMIGFVAAIAVELSKGEDLFAQISDGGIPWFIGTSILLSVASLVPLFQGVTVESKSNGLMTSDAELWNGRLAMLGLVALAFTEYVKGGTLV
- the LOC125315465 gene encoding early light-induced protein 1, chloroplastic-like → MVNNAGEQAGSEPIPEIEIEDVFAFSGPAPGRINGQDFFAQISEGGTPWFIRTSILLSVASLVPLFQGVTVESKSDGSMTSDAELWNGRLAMLGLVALVFIEYVKRETLV